The window GCCTGTAAGATCGCCGTTCAGCAGCTCAGAAAAATTCCCCTGACGCTCGAGCGCTGAAGGGACGTTGATCGGCGTCGGGTTACTGATCGAGATACGGTTTACTTCCATATCGCCGAAGTAGAAGAGCTTGTTTTTCCAAATGGGCAATCCGAGCGTCGCTCCGAATTGATTCTGGTGATAGGGCGGAGCCACCGCATCGGGACCTGCATTCCAGTTGATTGCATCAAGATTCGTATTACGAAAATATTCCCAGACATCCCCGTGGATTTGATTCGTACCGGACTTGATGTTCGCCTGCAGGACCGCGCCAGCAGAGTGGCCAAACTCCGCGCTGAAGTTGCTTGTTTGCAAGCTGAACTCGGACAGGGCATCTGGCGGGGGCCTCATAATGTAGCTCGACCCGTTCAGGAAGTCGACCAGGTTGGTGTTGTTGTCGACGCCGTCGAGAATAAAGTTATTTTGCTCGGCACGCTGACCATTTGCGACGAAGTCGCCGCTGCCCGATCCGCGCGTGTTGCCGAAGGGCGGTGCAACGCCATCAGTCAACTGAGCCATGTATACCCAGTTCCGACCGTTCAGGGGCGTGTCGTTGATCTCCTTGGTGCTGATCACCTGGCCGACCGCGGCGTCCTGCGTCTGGAGAATCACCGCTTCGGCGTCGACTTTCACCGTCTCGGTAACAGCGCCTGTTGGCAGCTTGAAGTTCAGGTTAAGCCGTTGCTGAATGTCGAGATGCACGTTTTCGTTGCTTACTGTCTGAAACCCCTTCGAAGACGCGGACACCGTATAGTTGCCGATCTTCAGAGGGGAAAAAACAAAGACACCGCTGTTGTTGGATTCGGTCTCCAGAGCCAAACCGGTATCGATGTTCGTGGCAGTGACTTGAGCGTTCGCAATTACCGCGCCGGTGGAGTCCTGCACCACGCCCGTAATGGAGCCCTGATCGGTTTGAGCTAAGGAATAAGCGGAAGCCAGCAGCAGCAACGCTGCTACTGCGGACGCCAGAAAGCTAGGTCTCTTCGAAATACTAGGCCTCAAGAGTCGATTCACCATCGGTCTACCTCTCCAGTGTTGGGCAGGATTTTGTCTGCCCCTGCCTCGTTACTGAATCTTCTTAATGTGTACGTACACGGAATGCGGGAAAATGTTCCTGTGTACGTTACCGCAAAAATGTAATCTCAAAATGAAAGACTTGTCAAGAAGGCATTTTGAGAGGCACGCTCGCGCCGAAAGGCGTCTCGCACCATCTGCCTCGCCCAGCCCTCTATCCCATTTGGAATCTGTGGGGAAAACGACAATACAGCTGCAGTTTCTCGGACGGCCCCGTTATCGTTACCTTTTTAGATCTGATTGGTTCATTAAATTGAGAATTGACAGTACTGGAGATTAAGTTCAACATTGAACGGTATTGTGTACGTTACCGTACAAGGTCGCCAGGATTGGATCATTCTTTTCGCACCTTGAGCGTCGGACCAATCCTGCCCATGAGTTTGGAGGAGGCGGAGAGTGCAAGTTGAGACTGCAGCAGAATCGTTAGATCCTCTATCGTCAGATTGCGGGTACGATCAGCAATACTTTGCCCCCGGTCGGGTCAACCTCATCGGTGAACATACCGACTACACGGGCGGCCTGGTTTTGCCGATGGCGATCCCATTTCAAAGTACCGCCTCCATCGCTACGAATTGCAATTCCGCGTATGAATTCACAAGTAACCACTTTTCCACGCAACGCCGCCTGCATCTCGATGAAGAGGTTAACGCGATCGGCGATTGGAGTGATTACTGTGTAGGAGTACTCCAACAACTGAGGAATCGCGGCATCGAGATCGCGCCGTTTCGCCTTCACATCGGAGGCAACGTTCCTATAGGGGCCGGGTTGAGCTCATCCGCCTCGATTGAGGTGGCTACCATCATGGCGCTTCTGGCGCATGCCAAGGCGACAATGGCGGTCGAAGAGATGGCCATCCTTTGCCGTCGAGCGGAGAATGAGTTTGTGGGATCGCCATGCGGGATCATGGACCAGTTTGTCATCCTTGCCGCGCATTCTGCTCATGCGCTCTTGTTGCATACCAGCAGTCTTCGTAATGAGCATCTGTCGCTACAGAGCAAACATCTTTCTGAAACCCGGATCATCGTCGTGAACTCCATGGTGAAGCACTCCATCGCTGCCGGCGATTATGGTGTGCGGCGGCGTGAAGTTGAGTCGGGCCAACAAATTCTGCGAGAACACTTTCCGGAGCTTGCCGATCTTGGCCAGGCGTCCTTGGGACAGCTGGAGACTCGCAGGGCGTCAATGTCTCCGGAAAGCTATCGTCGTTGCCGCCACATCATTTCTGAAAACGATCGCGTGCGAGGCGCAAGGGCAGCGATCCTGGCCGATGACCCAGGTCTGCTTGGCGATTTGATGACGCGTTCCCACGTAAGTCAACGGGACGATTTCGCTTGCTCATGCGAAGAAATCGACTTTCTAGTCGATTGTGCGCTCAGGCAACCCGGCTGTTTTGGTGCGAGGCTAACCGGAGGAGGATTCGGCGGATGCACGGTCAATCTTGTAGCTGCTGATCACGCAGAAGCGTTTGTTGCCGCCGTGACCCGCGACTACAAAGGCGCCTTCAAGATAGACGCCGCCTCCTACGTCTGCGAAGCTGCGGCTGGCGCCGTGGCTCAAAACTCATCAAGCGACTGCTTGTGAAGGGGACTTCTCCTCAATTATGCGAGAGAACAAAACTGTAAAGAATCGCGGAATCCTCATAAGCTCGCTCTCTCGATGGAGGCCCGCGTCATATATTCCTGTTCCCAGACTTCACATCCAAACCAATATCCTCGCGAAGTCAGCCCGTTACTTGACAATCGCAAAGCGCGGCTCCTACAGTGACGGTAACGTACACGGTCGGCAGAATCGCGTATGACTCATCCGGGTCGTGTACGCACTCAACTTCGGCCGTGAGGGGGATCCCATGTGGCAGGATGCGGTGGACGCAATGAACCCAGACAATCAGACGCCGGCCGATTTACCTAAATTGGAACTGCCGCCTGCGCCCGCAGCGGAACAAGGGCCCGTCAAGGCCTGGCACGCACCGGTCTCCATGCTCACCTACATGCCGGCAGACCCCGACCCCAATCCTCTTTTTCTCGAGAAGCGCGTCTACCAGGGCAGCAGCGGTCGTGTCTATCCACTGCCGGTAATTGATTACATTGAACGAAACCCGCATCCTCACTCCTGGGACGCCGTACACATCGAAAACGAATTCCTGCGTCTCATGATCTTGCCCGCTATCGGCGGCCGCATCCATGTTGGCGTCGATAAGCGCACCGGCTATGACTTCTTCTATCGCCAGAACGTCATCAAGCCTGCCCTCGTCGGCCTCGCCGGCCCTTGGATCTCAGGAGGCGTAGAATTCAACTGGCCTCAGCATCATCGCCCCGCCACATTTATGCCCGTGGAAATCGCCATCGAGCGCGATCCTGACGGTTCGGTCACAATCTGGTGCAGCGACCACGATCCCATGGCCCGCATGAAAGGCATGCACGGCGTCTGCCTCTATCCCGGCAAGGCGTACGTCGAGCTCAAAGTTCGCCTTTACAACCGTACTCTCCAAACCCAGACCTTTCTGTGGTGGGCCAACGTTGCCACCCACGTCCACGAGCACTACCAGTCGTTCTTTCCGAAAGATGTGCGCTACGCTGCCGATCATGCCAAGCGTGCCGTCACCGAATACCCCTTCAGCCATGGCCTTTATTACGGCATCGACTATGGCGAGCGCGCCCGCACTGGCGTTCCTTCCGAAGAATTGCCCAGCCAGTTCGTCCCCGATGGCTCCTACCCACCAAACGACCTGGGCTGGTACGCCAACATCCCCGTTCCCACCAGCTATATGATCATGGGCTCCCGTGGAGACTTCTTCGGCGGCTATGACCATCGCAGGCGCGCCGGCACTGTCGCGTACGCAAACCGCCACATCGCTCCCGGCAAAAAACAGTGGACCTGGGGCAACCACGACTTCGGCTACGCCTGGGACCGGAGCCTCACCGACAGTGACGGCCCTTACGTCGAGCTCATGTCCGGCGTCTACACCGACAATCAGCCGGACTTCTCGTTCCTCGCGCCTGGCGAAACTAAGACTTTCAGCCAATATTGGTACCCCATCGGCGACATCGGCGTCCCCGACCTCGCCAATTTGCACGCCGCTCTCCGCGTCGAGAAATCCAACGGATTCGTCACCCTCCACCTTCAGGTCACCGAAAATCTTCTTGAAGCGGGTCTCAACGTCCGCATCGGCAAATCGGAAATTGCGCGCTGGACCGGCAATCTTACGATCGCCGATCCGCTGCATCTGCAGCTCCCCACCAACGGGTCCTCCGGTTCTCTCGAAGTCATACTCACAGAGGGTGCTCGCCGCGTACTCCGCTATGCGCCGGACGAAATTGTGCCCGTGCCGTCTCCGACCGTCGCCACCGAGCCGCCCTTACCCGAAGGAGTGGCCAGCAACGACGAGCTTTTTCTGAACGGCCTCCACCTTGAGCAATATCGCCACCCTACCCGCGCGCCAGAGATCTACTGGCGCGAGGCCATTAAGCGCGACCCCGGCGACAGCCGCTGCAATCTTGCGCTGGGCCGTTGGTACCTGAATCGCGGCGAATTCGACCAGGCCGAGAAACATCTCCTTGCCTCCATCGCCCGCCTCACTATGCGCAACCCCAATCCGCCAGACGGCGAGCCACACTACACCCTTGGCCTGGCCCTCTCTTATCAGGAACGTCCAGATGAAGCTTACGACGCCTTCTATAAGAGCACGTGGAACGCCGCCTGGCGCGCTCCCGCTTATCACCGCCTTGCTGAGATCGACTGCACTCGCGCCGACTGGACAGCCGCGCTCGATCATCTCGACCGATCCCTCCGCGCGGAAACCGACAACCTTAATGCCCGCAATCTCCGCACGCTCGTGCTACGCCGTCTCGGCCGCATCGCAGATGCTGCAGCCTTCCTTGCGGATACCCGCGCCCTCGATCCTCTTGACATCTTCAGTCGCTGGCTGGCGACGGATGTGCCTCCTCAGGACGGCCAACTTCTGCTTGACCTCGCCCTCGACCTCGTGCGTGCAGGCTTCCTCGGCGAAGCGCTGTCGATGCTAACCGCCGCAACCCCAGGCACAACCGCCGGCGTCGAGCCGGTGCTGCTGTATTTGCAGGCCGACATTCTCCATCGCATCGGGCGTCTCCGCGAAGGCGCTGCCGTTCGCGAGCGCGCTCGCCACGCTGATCCGGCCTACGTCTTTCCCAGCCGCCTTGAAGAACTTTTCCTGCTTAGCAAAGCGGTGCAGGAAAATCCAGGCGATCCGCATGCACCCTACTATCTCGGCAATCTCCTGTTTGACCGCCGCCGCTACTCCGAAGCCATCGTGATGTGGGAGCGCGCCGTTGCACTTGAAACCTCCTTCGCCACTCCCTGGCGCAATCTCGGCATCGGGTACTTCAATGCGCTCCACGATCCCGTTCGCGCTCTGCAGGCATTCGCGAAAGCCCGCTCCGCCGCGCCATCCGATGCTCGCATCCTGTATGAATATGACCAGCTCCTGAAGCGCACTGGCCATGCTCTCACTGAGCGATTGGCCGGTCTCGAAGCTAATGCAGCGATTGTTCAAGAACGCGATGACCTCTCGGTCGAACTCACTGCGCTCTACAACAACCTCGATCAGCCCCATCGTGCTCTCGATCTTCTCCTCAGCCATGAATTTCAGCCATGGGAGGGAGGCGAGGGTCTTGTGCTGTCTCAGTATGTTCGTGCCAATGTGCTGCTGGCGCATCGTTCTCTGCATTGTGGAGAGCCTGCGGCGGCCATCGCCAACCTGCTTGCCGCATCCAACCCGCCCGGGAATCTCAGTGAAGCCAAACACCTGCTGATGAACCACAGCATGATTGACTACTGGCTCGGCATGGCGCACCACGATGCAGGCAATCGCTGCGAAGCCGAACATCACTGGACCCGCGCCGCTCGCCAGAAAGGCGACTTTCAGCAGATGCAGGTACAAGCCGTCTCGGAAAACACCTACTGGAGCGCCTTGGCCCTGCGTCGGCTCGGCTGCGAGCAGGATGCTTTCCGCGCCTTTCGAGCAATCCTCGACTACTCCGTTCGTCTTCAAAGCCAGACGCCGAAGATCGACTACTTCGCCACTTCCCTGCCCGCCATGCTTCTCTTCGAGGAAGACCTTGCCCGGCGCCAGACCATTACGGCTCGCTTCCTTGAAGCGCAAGCGCGACTCGGGCTCGGCGAGCAGGCAGACGGTCTCGGCCTGCTCGAAGAAGTACTCGCCATGGACAACGCCCATACAGGCGCGATCGATCTGCTCCGGTTCCACAGGAGATAGCGATGCACGGTCCCTCACTACCCGCCGCTCCTCATTCCTCCTCGGTCACGCCGCGGCGTAGCCTCTACATCTGGGGCATCGCCCTGATTGCTGCATTGGGTGGTCTGCTCTTCGGCTATGACTGGGTCGTCATCGGAGGCGCCCGGCAGTTTTACGAGGTCTACTTCCACCTCACCTCCGCCTCTCTGATCGGATGGGCGAACAGTTGCGCCCTGGTCGGATGCCTGCTCGGTTCTCTTGCCGCAGGAACCCTCGCCGACCGCTATGGGCGTCGCCGCATTCTCTTCGCCGCAGCCGTACTCTTCGCTGTCTCCTCTGTACTGACTGGCTGGGCTTGGTCCTTTCACGCCTTCATCTTCTGGCGCATCCTCGGCGGCACCGCCATCGGTCTCAGCTCCAATGTCTCGCCCCTCTACATTGCCGAGATCAGCCCTGCAGCCCATCGCGGACGCCTGGTCAGCCTCAACCAGTTCGCCATCGTCGTTGGTATCCTTCTCGCTCAGATCGTCAATTGGCGCCTAGCCCGCCCAGTGCCCACTGGCCTGCCGGCCCACTTGCTGCTCCAGACCTGGAACGTGCAGTACGGATGGCGCTGGATGTTCACCGCAGTCGCCGCGCCTGCGGTCGTCTTCACCCTCGCTTCGCTTTTCATCCCAGAGAGCCCCCGCTGGCTCTGCGGCATCGGCCGCGCCCGCCAAGCCCATGCGATCCTCGAGCGCATTGGTGGCCCCGACTACGCCCGCGCCGAAATAGCCGGCATCGAATCCGCGCAGCGCTCCGACGCCGCGTTGCCACAATCTTCCTGGCGCGAGCTTCTTTTCCCCGCGTTTCGCAAAATCCTCCTCGTGGGCATCGCGCTCGCTGCGCTCCAGCAGTGGACCGGCATCAACATCCTCTTCAACTACGCGGCCGAGGTCTATCGAAGCGCAGGCTACGGAGCCAACGACATATTCCTCAATATCGTCATCACCGGCACCATTAACCTTGTCTTCACTGTGCTCGCCATGGTCCTCGTCGACCGCCTTGGCCGCCGCCTCATGATGCTCGCCGGCTGCATTGGCATCGGAGTCTCCCATCTTTTCTGCGCCTGGGCCTACCACGCCCAATGGCGCGGCACAGCGGTCCTCCTGCTCACCCTGAGCGCGATTGCCTGCTATGCCCTCACCCTGGCGCCCGTCACCTGGGTCCTGATCGCCGAGATATTTCCCCGCCGCATCCGCTCGCAAGGCGTCTCCACTGCCGTCAGTGCCCTGTGGATCGCCTCCTTCCTTCTCACCTATACTTTTCCCCTCCTGATGCAGCTTGAGGGCACAGCCGGCATCTTCCTCACTTACGGCGTCATCTGTCTGGTTGGCTTTGTTTTCGTCGCTGCCTTAGTTCCTGAGACCAAAGGACGCACCCTCGAGCAGATCGGCGCTGACGTCACCCAAGCCTGAGGGTCTGCTCCATCGTGCCGCCATCCTGTCATCACTATCGTCATTCGAGATACGTGTACGTACACTTTACTGTTATTTTCTATAGCGCACTCTATTCGCTATTAATTCCGATATTGACAAATCGTGTTCGTACACGTTTATATATTTTGGCGCCGGATTTTGCTCCCCTCCGGCGCTGAGAATAGTTGGCCCTTCGGCTGCTGTTTTCACCTCGAACCTGCGCCGGTCTGGCGCGGTATCGTCGACGCTCCCCAACAGCGAGCCCACCCCTCTGCGGACCCCGGCTCGCGAGGTCACGCCATGCGAACCTTTCTTTCTGTCGCAACCGCCGGTCTCCTCCTTAGCTCCCTCCTCGCGCCCGCCAGCGCCCAGGTTAACGGCGTCGGCCACAAACCCTATCTTGGCTGGAGCACATTCAGCGAGCAGACGATTAACGGAAGCTTTCTTACCCAAGCCAATATCCAGACCCAGTCCGACGCCCTCAAGGCTTCCGGAATCGAGGAGCACGGCTTCCGCTACATCAACATCGACTCTGGATGGCAGGGCAGCTTCGACGGCAATGGCAGGCCGATCCCCAACCCCACTACCTTTCCTGACATGAAATCCCTCGTCGACCACATCCACGCCAACGGCCAGAAAGCGGGCATCTACTGGATCCCCGGCATCGAGCAGCCAGCTGTCGACGGCAACTATCCCATTCTCGGCACCGGCTACCACACCCAGGACATCGTGGTCATGCCACTCGCCCAGGGCAACGCGTTCGCAGGACCGTTGCCCAATCCCTACCACGACAAAATCGACTTCACCAAACCCGGCGCGCAGGAATACATCAACTCCGTTGTCGATCTATTCGCTTCCTGGGGCATCGACTTCATCAAGCTCGACGCAGTGACACCCGGCTCTTATTCCAACAACCTCTCCATCGACAATCGCGCCGACGTACAAGCCTGGTCGCAGGCCATTGCCCAAAGCCGCCGTCCTATCTGGCTCACTGTCTCCTGGCAGCTTGATCAGGACTACCTTGACGTCTGGCAGCAATTCTCCAACGCTCGCCGCATCGACGACGACGTCGAGTGTGAAGGCGGCTGCGGAGGCTATCTCACCAACTGGCCCCGCATCGTCCTGCGCGAATACGATGACGTTGGCTGGGAAAACGCCGCCGGCCCGACCCTCGGCTGGAACGACCTGGATACACTGGACGTAGGCAACGGAAGCGCCGACGGCCTCACCGACACCGAAAAACAGACCGCCATCACCATCTGGGCCATGGCCAACGCGCCGCTCTACCTCGGCGGCGATCTCACCCAGCTCGATACCCTGCCAAGTCCGCCTTCACCAACGATGAGCTGCTCGCTGTCGATCAGTCCGGACATCCAGCGATCCAGAAAACCGGCGGCTTCCATCCCGTTTGGATTGCCGATGCCGGCGACGGCGACTACTACGTCGCTCTCTACAACTTCACCGCCTTCCCCGACCGCGTGGATGTGCGCTGGAGCGATCTGGGCTTCAAAAACGCCATTGCCGTGCGCGACATCTGGAATCACACCGAACTGGGCGCATTTCCGGGCGAATTCAGCACCATGGTTCTCGGCCACGGCGCGCGCCTTCTCAAGGTCACTCCCTTCGGCGAAATCGAGCATCTACCAGCTGGCGTCTCCTATGAGGCAGAGGCAGCTACGCTCACCGGCTCTGCAGCACCCGCTCCCTGCCCCGCCTGCTCCGGAGGCGTCAAAGTCGGCAATATCGGCGGCGCCAGCCAGGTCATCTTCAACAATGTTTCCGTGCGCAAGAGCGGCATTTACCGCATGCAGATTGATGCCATGACACAGGGCCCGCGTACCCTTGAGTACTCAGTCAATGGCGCCGCGGCTGAATCCCTCAACATGGGTGGCGGGAGCTACCTGCTGCCGCAAAGCTCCACAGTCCCCGTCGCGCTCAACTCCGGCAACAACACCATCACGTTTCTGAATCCCTCCGGCTACGGCGCCGACCTCGACCGCATTGTCATCTCCGGCGACGGCAAGGAACCCGCGCCCACCTTCACCACCTACGAGGCCGAAGGCGCGCAGCTCGCCGGCACCGCAGGCTTCAATTACAGCACCCGCGCCTCCGGAGGCGCCTATGTCGGCAGCTTCGGCGCCGGCTCCGCCAACACCATTAGCTTTAACAACGTCACCGCTGCAGCCACCGGTACGTATCAACTCGAAATTGACTATGTTACCGATGGCCCACGCACCGTCTATGTATCCATCAACGGCGCGACACCGCTGCAGCTCACCTTCAACGGCAACAACTGGTACGACCCTGTGCCTTACGTTTTGCCCGTGCAACTGCTCGCCGGCACCAATACCATCGTCTTCTCCAACCCCAATCCCACCGGCTACGCTCCCGGCATCGACGTCATCATCGTCTCCGCCGGAGCCGACACCGCTCCGCAAATCGCTTCTGATTCCGCACGCTGCCGCCGCACCGCAACACTATCGGATACGACGCCCGGAGCCATCCTCTACTACACCACCGACGGAACCACGCCCACGCAGAACTCCACCGTCTACACCAGCCCCATCCTTGTACCGAAAGGCGCCACTCTGCGCGCTATCGCCCTCGCTCCCGCCTACCCGCCGAGCGGCGTGGCTGTAGCCGCCTTCCCGTCCACCGACGATGACACTTCCGGTACGTGCGAATAGCACCCGCCGCATGATCGCAAACAGCAAGGTCGGCCCATCCGAGGCCGTCCTTGCTGTTCCAGTCTGGAAGTTACCACCGGTCTGGACCATCTCGGGGCGCAGTTCGCGGACTGCGTGGAATTTCCCCTTCCTAGGCAAATCCCAGGCAAATTTTGCTCAAAACGCACCACCTCTATTTAAGCGGGTTCGTCATACACACCGATCTCAGCAATATGAGGCCTCTCCTTGGGCTTTCCAACAGTAGACGGACCCTCTGCGATGAGACGCACGGAGTACGATGAATTGTCGTTGACGCTGGGTTTCGCCATCTGCCAGAGGAACCCAATTCTCGCCAATCCAGTGTTGAAAATGGCAGCCGCGGACGTGACTTTGCGGATAGTCATCCCCATCTGCCGACGGGTTCCACGAGCGAGACGACATTGAAGCTCTCCCGCCTTCTTAGATTTACTTCTAACCAGCCCGAGGTTTACCCCTCATCCAAATACCACTCGAATGGCTTGCGAGCATATCTGCGGCACAATCACTCGCAGCGCAGTGCGACCATGGGGTCGACGGCGAGGGCTCTGCGCGCGGGAAGCATGCAGGCGAGTGCAGCCACCAGAATGAGCAGCCCGGACGCGGCCAAAACCAAGATCGGATCGCGCGTTCCACTCTCGATCCAGCGGGCAATTAGACGATCCAGACTGAAGCTAAGTGCAAGACCGATGACTATTCCCAAGCCCACGCTGGTTCCGGCCGAGAATGCGACCAGGTACAGCACGTCGCGGCGCCGTGCTCCGAGGGCGACGCGAACGCCGAGCTCACTGGTGCGCTGCAGGACCGTGTAGGAAACTACGCTGTACAGGCCCACCGCAGCCAGAGTCAGCGCCAGAATGGAGAACGAGCCAAAGAGCATGGAGATGAGACGCGCCCTCGCATACTCCGGCTCACGCTGAATCCAGCCTTCGAGGTCCCGCACATCGCTGAAAATCTGCTGATCCGGATCAAGCGAGGCGATCTGCTGGCGGACGCTGTGCAGCATGGCAAGAGGCTCGCCCTGGGTGCGCACCAGGACCTGGGTAAA is drawn from Acidicapsa acidisoli and contains these coding sequences:
- the galK gene encoding galactokinase, translated to MQVETAAESLDPLSSDCGYDQQYFAPGRVNLIGEHTDYTGGLVLPMAIPFQSTASIATNCNSAYEFTSNHFSTQRRLHLDEEVNAIGDWSDYCVGVLQQLRNRGIEIAPFRLHIGGNVPIGAGLSSSASIEVATIMALLAHAKATMAVEEMAILCRRAENEFVGSPCGIMDQFVILAAHSAHALLLHTSSLRNEHLSLQSKHLSETRIIVVNSMVKHSIAAGDYGVRRREVESGQQILREHFPELADLGQASLGQLETRRASMSPESYRRCRHIISENDRVRGARAAILADDPGLLGDLMTRSHVSQRDDFACSCEEIDFLVDCALRQPGCFGARLTGGGFGGCTVNLVAADHAEAFVAAVTRDYKGAFKIDAASYVCEAAAGAVAQNSSSDCL
- a CDS encoding DUF5107 domain-containing protein; translated protein: MWQDAVDAMNPDNQTPADLPKLELPPAPAAEQGPVKAWHAPVSMLTYMPADPDPNPLFLEKRVYQGSSGRVYPLPVIDYIERNPHPHSWDAVHIENEFLRLMILPAIGGRIHVGVDKRTGYDFFYRQNVIKPALVGLAGPWISGGVEFNWPQHHRPATFMPVEIAIERDPDGSVTIWCSDHDPMARMKGMHGVCLYPGKAYVELKVRLYNRTLQTQTFLWWANVATHVHEHYQSFFPKDVRYAADHAKRAVTEYPFSHGLYYGIDYGERARTGVPSEELPSQFVPDGSYPPNDLGWYANIPVPTSYMIMGSRGDFFGGYDHRRRAGTVAYANRHIAPGKKQWTWGNHDFGYAWDRSLTDSDGPYVELMSGVYTDNQPDFSFLAPGETKTFSQYWYPIGDIGVPDLANLHAALRVEKSNGFVTLHLQVTENLLEAGLNVRIGKSEIARWTGNLTIADPLHLQLPTNGSSGSLEVILTEGARRVLRYAPDEIVPVPSPTVATEPPLPEGVASNDELFLNGLHLEQYRHPTRAPEIYWREAIKRDPGDSRCNLALGRWYLNRGEFDQAEKHLLASIARLTMRNPNPPDGEPHYTLGLALSYQERPDEAYDAFYKSTWNAAWRAPAYHRLAEIDCTRADWTAALDHLDRSLRAETDNLNARNLRTLVLRRLGRIADAAAFLADTRALDPLDIFSRWLATDVPPQDGQLLLDLALDLVRAGFLGEALSMLTAATPGTTAGVEPVLLYLQADILHRIGRLREGAAVRERARHADPAYVFPSRLEELFLLSKAVQENPGDPHAPYYLGNLLFDRRRYSEAIVMWERAVALETSFATPWRNLGIGYFNALHDPVRALQAFAKARSAAPSDARILYEYDQLLKRTGHALTERLAGLEANAAIVQERDDLSVELTALYNNLDQPHRALDLLLSHEFQPWEGGEGLVLSQYVRANVLLAHRSLHCGEPAAAIANLLAASNPPGNLSEAKHLLMNHSMIDYWLGMAHHDAGNRCEAEHHWTRAARQKGDFQQMQVQAVSENTYWSALALRRLGCEQDAFRAFRAILDYSVRLQSQTPKIDYFATSLPAMLLFEEDLARRQTITARFLEAQARLGLGEQADGLGLLEEVLAMDNAHTGAIDLLRFHRR
- a CDS encoding sugar porter family MFS transporter, which encodes MHGPSLPAAPHSSSVTPRRSLYIWGIALIAALGGLLFGYDWVVIGGARQFYEVYFHLTSASLIGWANSCALVGCLLGSLAAGTLADRYGRRRILFAAAVLFAVSSVLTGWAWSFHAFIFWRILGGTAIGLSSNVSPLYIAEISPAAHRGRLVSLNQFAIVVGILLAQIVNWRLARPVPTGLPAHLLLQTWNVQYGWRWMFTAVAAPAVVFTLASLFIPESPRWLCGIGRARQAHAILERIGGPDYARAEIAGIESAQRSDAALPQSSWRELLFPAFRKILLVGIALAALQQWTGINILFNYAAEVYRSAGYGANDIFLNIVITGTINLVFTVLAMVLVDRLGRRLMMLAGCIGIGVSHLFCAWAYHAQWRGTAVLLLTLSAIACYALTLAPVTWVLIAEIFPRRIRSQGVSTAVSALWIASFLLTYTFPLLMQLEGTAGIFLTYGVICLVGFVFVAALVPETKGRTLEQIGADVTQA
- a CDS encoding CBM35 domain-containing protein, whose protein sequence is MADAGDGDYYVALYNFTAFPDRVDVRWSDLGFKNAIAVRDIWNHTELGAFPGEFSTMVLGHGARLLKVTPFGEIEHLPAGVSYEAEAATLTGSAAPAPCPACSGGVKVGNIGGASQVIFNNVSVRKSGIYRMQIDAMTQGPRTLEYSVNGAAAESLNMGGGSYLLPQSSTVPVALNSGNNTITFLNPSGYGADLDRIVISGDGKEPAPTFTTYEAEGAQLAGTAGFNYSTRASGGAYVGSFGAGSANTISFNNVTAAATGTYQLEIDYVTDGPRTVYVSINGATPLQLTFNGNNWYDPVPYVLPVQLLAGTNTIVFSNPNPTGYAPGIDVIIVSAGADTAPQIASDSARCRRTATLSDTTPGAILYYTTDGTTPTQNSTVYTSPILVPKGATLRAIALAPAYPPSGVAVAAFPSTDDDTSGTCE